A region from the Nostoc sp. HK-01 genome encodes:
- a CDS encoding undecaprenyl pyrophosphate synthetase: MTLPLDLNPEKIPQHVAVIMDGNGRWATNRGLPRIAGHRQGARTLKQLLRYCKDWGIKALTAYAFSTENWQRPIEEVDFLMRLIERFLRRELAQMHQEGIKISFIGDLSALPPSLQKQIAHSMTETFNNQAIHFTLAVNYGSRNEITRACRQVAELVEQGKINAAAVNETLIEQHLYTVDTPTPDLLIRTSGEMRLSNFLLWQMAYTEMYFADILWPDFDTEAFHQALLSYQQRDRRFGKVKAVFSA; encoded by the coding sequence ATGACTTTACCTCTAGACCTAAACCCAGAAAAAATCCCTCAACACGTAGCCGTCATTATGGATGGTAACGGTAGATGGGCAACCAACCGAGGGCTACCCCGCATAGCCGGACATCGCCAAGGCGCAAGAACCCTTAAACAACTATTACGCTACTGCAAAGATTGGGGAATTAAAGCCCTCACCGCCTACGCCTTCTCAACCGAAAATTGGCAACGTCCCATTGAAGAAGTAGACTTTCTTATGCGCTTAATTGAAAGATTTCTGCGCCGGGAATTAGCGCAAATGCACCAAGAAGGAATCAAAATTTCCTTTATTGGTGATTTATCAGCCTTACCTCCATCTCTGCAAAAACAAATAGCTCATTCAATGACAGAGACATTCAATAATCAAGCAATTCATTTTACCCTTGCTGTCAATTACGGTAGCCGCAACGAAATTACTAGAGCCTGTCGTCAAGTAGCAGAACTCGTGGAACAAGGCAAAATCAATGCAGCAGCAGTTAATGAAACCTTGATAGAACAACACCTCTATACAGTTGATACTCCCACCCCCGATTTACTGATTCGGACTAGTGGAGAGATGCGGTTGAGTAATTTTCTGTTGTGGCAAATGGCATATACAGAGATGTACTTTGCTGATATTCTTTGGCCTGATTTTGACACAGAAGCATTTCATCAGGCGTTGTTGAGTTACCAACAGCGCGATCGCCGTTTCGGTAAAGTGAAGGCTGTTTTTTCCGCCTAA
- a CDS encoding multi-sensor signal transduction histidine kinase: protein MTNQNSALILIVDDDDITRIHLRQLMEHAGYRVVEASNGSEAISTYTDLHPDMVLLDAIMPVMDGFTCCAQLQTFPDIQDTPILMITAAYEPAAVERAFAVGATDYITKPIQWVVLSHRIRHLLAASRAIKQLRQQNQQAQLREAQIRIALEAARMGTWDWDISTNQVTWSDNKEALFGLKPGSFDDQYETFLNCIHPQDRHFVNISIMQAVQTDTEYDVEFRALLNKGMN, encoded by the coding sequence ATGACTAATCAAAATTCGGCACTGATTCTGATTGTCGATGACGACGATATAACGCGAATTCACTTGCGTCAACTTATGGAACATGCAGGATATCGAGTCGTAGAAGCTAGTAATGGTTCCGAAGCTATTAGTACCTACACAGATTTACATCCAGATATGGTGCTATTAGATGCCATTATGCCAGTCATGGATGGATTTACTTGTTGCGCTCAATTGCAAACATTCCCTGATATTCAAGACACACCGATATTAATGATTACAGCAGCTTATGAGCCAGCCGCTGTAGAACGAGCTTTTGCTGTAGGTGCAACCGACTACATTACTAAACCAATTCAATGGGTAGTACTATCCCACAGAATCCGCCATCTTTTGGCAGCATCTCGCGCCATCAAGCAATTACGGCAGCAAAACCAACAGGCGCAACTTCGAGAAGCCCAAATTAGAATTGCCCTAGAAGCCGCCCGTATGGGTACTTGGGACTGGGATATCAGCACCAATCAAGTTACTTGGTCAGATAACAAAGAAGCACTATTTGGCTTAAAGCCGGGTAGTTTTGATGATCAGTATGAAACTTTTTTGAACTGTATTCACCCCCAAGACCGCCATTTTGTCAATATCTCGATCATGCAAGCTGTGCAAACAGACACAGAGTATGATGTGGAATTTCGGGCGTTGCTGAATAAAGGGATGAATTAA
- a CDS encoding multi-sensor hybrid histidine kinase has translation METLICNYEVARLEALQQYQILDTPPEQAFDDLVSLAAQICDTPIALINFIDVNRQWFKAKVGLDIQQIPVGIGFCRFCLEKKDIVVIPDTLLDEDFAQEVVVTSPPYVRFYAGVPLFAPRGEVIGTLCVIDNVPREISPKQVESLQAISRLIVRQLDIRRNLGELSQIKTEYQQAQVALQESQSTLHSFFDSAPMMMGVVELGENNIFHVSDNLSAAQFFGLTPKIMQNRCEQKIGVAHSYLQRWRHYFDQAEQTQLPVRFEDVYDTPQGRKCLSATISVIVGSSSGRSQFAYIVEDISDRQQAETQLRWKETLLHSMNSVSPLAFYVVDKYTDNILYFNDRFCEIWGIVHLKELMEHQQLLHQDILAEVCKSIVDLPRFMNSCQVLQQTDNCCVTEDEIALTDGRTIRRLSTQICQQNNQYCVRLYIFEDITVQKQTEQKFREQAALLDVATDAIILRDLSDKILLWNQSATNLYGWTTAEALGKNANQLLNHNCLPQYSEIRNLVLEHGHWQGELQKNNRSGKQLIVESRWTLVRDEHNQAKSILVVDTDITQRKQLENQFLRTQRMESIGTLASGIAHDLNNVLSPILMAVQLLKNKNTEQNQPQILSIIETNVKRGANLVKQVLSFVRGTEGDRTIIQVKHLIMDIQQIIQQTFPKSIEFIAEIQPDLSTVCGDSTQLHQVLLNLCVNARDAMPTGGNLSISAENIWLDADYVQIHLDAQVGAYIVLTVSDSGIGINSTLLDRIFEPFFTTKEFGKGTGLGLSTVMGIIKGHGGFITVSSCMGQGTTFKVYLPAVHTEDVTEIWAEAEISKGQGELILVVDDETAIQSITASALANHNYQTICASDGMEAIAVYTQHQNKISAAIIDMMMPNMDGATTIHQLTTINPQIPIIAVSGLATSEQVPTGQIVFLPKPYSTPELLAFLHKILHSQ, from the coding sequence ATGGAAACTTTAATATGTAACTACGAAGTAGCAAGGTTAGAAGCTTTACAGCAGTATCAAATTCTAGATACTCCCCCAGAACAAGCATTTGATGATTTGGTATCATTAGCAGCACAGATTTGTGACACACCAATAGCCTTAATTAATTTTATTGATGTTAACCGTCAGTGGTTCAAAGCGAAAGTAGGGTTAGATATTCAGCAAATACCTGTCGGTATTGGCTTTTGTCGCTTTTGTCTAGAGAAAAAAGATATTGTAGTGATTCCTGACACTCTATTAGATGAAGATTTTGCTCAAGAAGTAGTTGTCACATCCCCACCTTATGTGAGATTTTACGCTGGTGTGCCTTTATTTGCGCCAAGAGGAGAAGTCATTGGGACTTTGTGTGTAATAGATAACGTACCACGAGAAATTAGTCCCAAACAGGTAGAATCACTACAAGCTATTAGTCGCTTGATAGTTAGACAATTAGATATTCGCCGCAATTTGGGGGAACTTTCTCAGATAAAAACTGAGTACCAGCAAGCACAAGTAGCACTGCAAGAAAGTCAATCTACCCTGCACAGTTTCTTTGATAGTGCGCCGATGATGATGGGTGTTGTGGAATTAGGCGAAAATAATATCTTTCATGTTTCTGATAATTTGAGTGCAGCGCAGTTTTTTGGACTTACCCCCAAGATAATGCAAAATCGCTGCGAACAGAAAATTGGCGTAGCACATTCTTATTTGCAACGGTGGCGACATTACTTTGACCAAGCGGAACAAACCCAATTACCTGTGAGGTTTGAAGATGTTTACGATACTCCGCAAGGAAGAAAATGTTTGTCAGCCACTATCTCTGTAATTGTCGGCAGTTCCTCTGGGCGATCGCAATTTGCATATATAGTAGAGGACATTAGCGATCGCCAGCAAGCAGAAACACAATTACGCTGGAAAGAAACACTGTTACACTCCATGAATAGTGTCTCGCCACTGGCATTTTATGTTGTCGATAAATATACCGATAACATCTTATATTTTAACGATCGCTTCTGTGAAATTTGGGGCATTGTCCACCTCAAAGAACTGATGGAACATCAACAATTGTTACACCAAGATATTCTTGCCGAAGTCTGCAAATCAATTGTTGATCTGCCGCGATTCATGAATTCTTGCCAAGTATTGCAACAAACAGATAACTGTTGTGTTACTGAAGATGAAATAGCCTTGACTGATGGGCGAACTATTCGGCGATTATCTACACAAATTTGCCAGCAAAATAATCAATATTGCGTCCGTTTATATATTTTTGAAGATATCACAGTTCAGAAACAAACAGAACAAAAATTTCGGGAACAAGCCGCATTATTAGATGTGGCAACAGATGCCATTATTTTACGAGATTTATCAGATAAAATTTTACTTTGGAATCAAAGTGCTACCAATCTTTACGGGTGGACAACAGCAGAAGCATTGGGTAAAAATGCCAATCAATTATTAAATCACAACTGTTTACCACAATATTCAGAAATTCGTAATCTAGTTTTAGAACATGGGCATTGGCAAGGAGAACTGCAAAAAAATAACCGTTCTGGAAAACAATTAATTGTTGAAAGTCGCTGGACATTGGTACGCGATGAACATAATCAAGCAAAATCAATTTTAGTTGTAGACACTGACATTACCCAGCGCAAACAATTAGAAAATCAATTTTTACGTACCCAACGAATGGAGAGTATTGGTACTCTCGCCAGTGGTATTGCTCACGATTTAAATAATGTTTTATCGCCAATTTTAATGGCTGTACAGCTATTAAAAAATAAAAACACAGAGCAAAATCAGCCGCAGATATTATCAATTATTGAAACTAATGTCAAACGTGGGGCAAATTTAGTTAAACAAGTGCTTTCTTTTGTGCGAGGAACCGAAGGCGATCGCACCATAATTCAAGTTAAGCATTTGATCATGGATATCCAGCAAATTATTCAACAAACATTTCCCAAATCCATAGAATTTATTGCAGAAATTCAACCAGATTTATCAACAGTTTGTGGTGATAGCACTCAACTACATCAAGTTTTGCTGAACTTATGTGTTAATGCCCGTGATGCTATGCCCACAGGCGGAAATTTGAGTATTTCCGCCGAAAATATTTGGCTTGATGCAGATTATGTACAAATACATCTTGATGCTCAAGTTGGTGCATACATTGTCTTAACAGTGAGTGATAGTGGAATTGGCATTAATAGTACTTTATTAGATAGAATATTTGAACCATTTTTTACCACAAAAGAATTTGGGAAAGGTACAGGGCTGGGTTTATCAACAGTCATGGGTATTATTAAAGGACATGGTGGTTTTATTACTGTGTCCAGTTGTATGGGTCAAGGCACAACCTTTAAAGTTTACTTACCAGCAGTGCATACAGAAGATGTAACTGAGATATGGGCAGAAGCAGAAATATCCAAAGGTCAAGGAGAATTGATTTTAGTTGTGGATGACGAGACCGCAATTCAGTCAATTACCGCCTCCGCCTTAGCAAACCATAACTACCAAACAATTTGCGCGAGTGACGGTATGGAAGCGATCGCAGTTTATACTCAGCATCAAAATAAAATTAGTGCGGCAATTATCGATATGATGATGCCTAACATGGATGGAGCCACAACCATTCACCAATTAACAACAATTAATCCTCAAATTCCTATCATAGCCGTCAGTGGACTAGCTACCAGTGAGCAAGTTCCGACTGGTCAAATCGTCTTTTTACCTAAACCCTACAGTACCCCAGAATTACTGGCATTTCTGCATAAAATTTTGCATTCACAGTGA
- a CDS encoding molybdopterin synthase subunit MoaE, translating into MTNTFTAPVKPRIEDSFAITFAPLSLEEIYAKADASANGAVVVMSGMVRNNTDGQPVVALEYQAYEPMAMQVFYQIAAEIRTFWPEINRVVIHHRIGRLQVGEISVLVAIGCPHRGEAFEACRYAIDTLKHNAPIWKKEHWQNGSSSWVSIGACEQPGENC; encoded by the coding sequence ATGACCAATACATTTACTGCACCAGTCAAGCCGAGAATCGAAGATAGTTTTGCGATTACCTTTGCCCCATTATCTTTAGAGGAAATTTATGCTAAAGCTGATGCGTCGGCTAATGGTGCTGTGGTGGTGATGAGTGGTATGGTACGCAATAATACTGATGGACAACCTGTGGTTGCTTTAGAATATCAAGCCTACGAACCAATGGCTATGCAGGTGTTTTATCAAATTGCTGCTGAGATTCGCACGTTTTGGCCTGAGATTAATCGAGTTGTAATTCATCACCGCATTGGACGGTTACAAGTTGGAGAAATCAGCGTTTTAGTTGCTATTGGTTGTCCCCATCGGGGTGAGGCGTTTGAAGCGTGTCGCTATGCTATTGATACCCTGAAACACAACGCACCAATATGGAAAAAAGAACATTGGCAAAATGGTTCTAGCAGTTGGGTGAGTATTGGTGCTTGTGAACAGCCAGGAGAAAATTGTTAA